The Anguilla anguilla isolate fAngAng1 chromosome 4, fAngAng1.pri, whole genome shotgun sequence genome has a window encoding:
- the LOC118225757 gene encoding uncharacterized protein LOC118225757 — translation MDTMVGGHSPARIAVMVLSLIVFIMAVAFNALAGIGIKNDLFLQSTGNVSYKYDTEITPAGWTFSIWGVIYTWLSCMLIFLFSGLCRRNAYGWMYCTPAILPYGFYVTWIINISLNISWLFLFDREFMEPAVVVSALMAFTNYLIIFFSCHGLKVYGPWLNKYHKADLWLIRILVQNGVGVYATWTTIATLLNLTIVLTYRTAMSSSDSATLSLSLLLIEVLAWFVLENFILDNHVRYILTVYPVVILALSGNISKNFDAALPSNNGIFTAALLSVACTLFAIRLALVIWKHHKKPFYQDRNTAVMMSPMDMAGKQKKIFT, via the exons ATG GACACTATGGTGGGAGGTCACAGTCCAGCCCGTATTGCTGTTATGGTCCTTTCACTCATCGTTTTCATCATGGCTGTGGCATTCAATGCATTGGCTGGAATTGGAATTAAGAATG atctttttttgcaaagcaCAGGGAATGTATCCTACAAGTACGACACAGAAATCACACCTGCAGGATGGACCTTCTCCATCTGGGGTGTCATTTACACTTGGCTGTCCTGCATGCTCATCTTCCTGTTTTCTGGCCTCTGCAGAAG AAATGCCTATGGATGGATGTACTGTACGCCTGCTATTCTGCCGTATGGATTCTACGTGACCTGGATCATAAATATTAGCTTGAATATCTCCTGGCTATTTCTGTTTGACAGAGA GTTCATGGAACCAGCAGTTGTCGTCTCAGCATTGATGGCCTTTACAAATTACCTGATCATTTTCTTCTCCTGTCATGGGCTCAAGGTCTATGGGCCATGGCTGAACAAATATCACAAAGCTGATCTCTGGCTCATTCGGATATTG GTTCAAAATGGAGTGGGTGTTTATGCAACATGGACGACTATAGCTACACTGCTTAACTTAACTATTGTACTGACATACAGAACAGCAATGTCCAGCTCAGACTCCGCAACATTGTCACTGTCACTGCTCCTAATAGAGGTCCTGGCCTG GTTTGTTTTGGAGAACTTCATCCTGGATAACCATGTCCGTTACATCCTCACGGTCTACCCTGTGGTCATCCTGGCTCTCTCTGGAAACATATCCAAAAACTTTGACGCTGCATTGCCCAGTAACAATGGCATTTTTACTG CGGCGTTGTTGTCGGTGGCCTGTACCTTGTTTGCAATTCGACTTGCCTTGGTGATATGGAAGCACCACAAGAAACCATTCTACCaggacagaaacacagcagtgatgatgtcaccgaTGGACATGgctggaaaacagaaaaaaatatttacttaa